A genomic stretch from Vibrio neptunius includes:
- a CDS encoding bifunctional tRNA (adenosine(37)-C2)-methyltransferase TrmG/ribosomal RNA large subunit methyltransferase RlmN: MTTEKINLLDFDRQGMRKFFAEELGEKAFRAEQVMKWIYHFGVDDFEKMTNINKKLREKLIHRCEIKAPVVAEAQHSSDGTIKWAMKVGDQDVETVYIPEDDRATLCVSSQVGCALECKFCSTAQQGFNRNLKVSEIIGQVWRAAREIGLEKETGRRPITNVVMMGMGEPLLNMKNLIPALELMLDDLGFGLSKRRVTVSTSGVVSGLDQMTGQIDVALAISLHAPNDKLRSEIMPINDRWDIQDFLASVRRYIASSNANRGKVTVEYVLLDHVNDDMDHARELAELMKDTPCKINLIPFNPYPGSPYKKPSNSRIDRFQKTLMQYDHTVTVRKTRGDDIDAACGQLVGDVIDRTKRTAMLRAAKGETIDVKAV, translated from the coding sequence ATGACCACTGAAAAAATCAATCTACTCGACTTTGATCGCCAAGGAATGCGCAAGTTTTTTGCTGAAGAGCTTGGTGAGAAAGCATTTCGTGCCGAGCAGGTGATGAAGTGGATCTACCATTTTGGTGTCGATGACTTCGAGAAAATGACCAACATTAACAAGAAGCTGCGTGAGAAGCTGATCCATCGCTGTGAGATTAAAGCCCCTGTGGTGGCGGAAGCTCAACACTCTTCAGACGGCACAATTAAGTGGGCGATGAAGGTTGGCGATCAGGACGTAGAAACGGTTTATATTCCTGAAGATGATCGTGCGACTTTGTGTGTGTCGTCTCAGGTAGGTTGTGCATTGGAATGTAAGTTCTGTTCCACCGCTCAGCAGGGCTTTAACCGTAACCTGAAAGTCTCTGAGATTATTGGTCAGGTGTGGCGTGCAGCACGTGAAATCGGTTTGGAAAAAGAGACTGGCCGTCGCCCTATCACTAACGTTGTGATGATGGGTATGGGTGAGCCACTGCTAAACATGAAAAACCTGATCCCTGCATTGGAATTAATGCTGGACGATTTAGGTTTTGGTTTATCTAAACGTCGTGTCACAGTATCGACTTCTGGTGTGGTATCGGGTCTGGATCAAATGACAGGTCAAATTGATGTCGCGCTGGCAATTTCTCTTCACGCACCAAACGATAAGCTGCGTAGTGAAATTATGCCCATCAACGACCGTTGGGATATTCAAGATTTCTTAGCATCAGTACGTCGTTACATTGCTTCTTCCAATGCGAACCGCGGTAAAGTGACCGTGGAATACGTGCTACTGGACCATGTGAACGATGATATGGACCATGCACGTGAATTGGCGGAGCTGATGAAAGATACACCATGTAAGATCAACCTGATCCCGTTTAACCCTTACCCAGGGTCCCCTTACAAAAAGCCAAGCAACTCACGCATTGACCGTTTCCAGAAAACGTTGATGCAGTACGACCATACTGTCACTGTGCGCAAGACGCGAGGTGACGATATTGATGCTGCGTGTGGTCAGTTGGTTGGGG
- the csdE gene encoding cysteine desulfurase sulfur acceptor subunit CsdE → MPSFPQSPFGTDIQAEDIVTTMQGFKGWEERYRQVIQWGKKLPMMPDELKSEQVTVSGCESQVWLVSENLDGVWHFCADSDARIVRGLIALVVAAYDGKTSAEIQAFNIDEYFEKLGLIAHLSPSRGNGLKAIVEQIKQVSR, encoded by the coding sequence ATGCCCTCATTCCCACAGTCACCTTTTGGCACTGATATTCAAGCAGAAGACATCGTTACGACTATGCAAGGCTTTAAAGGCTGGGAAGAACGTTATCGTCAGGTCATTCAGTGGGGAAAGAAACTTCCTATGATGCCCGATGAGCTGAAGTCTGAGCAAGTCACGGTTTCAGGCTGTGAAAGCCAGGTTTGGCTAGTGAGTGAAAATCTTGATGGTGTGTGGCATTTTTGCGCAGACTCCGACGCACGTATTGTGCGAGGCCTTATTGCGCTCGTTGTGGCGGCTTATGATGGCAAAACCAGCGCAGAAATTCAGGCATTCAATATTGATGAGTACTTTGAAAAATTGGGTCTCATTGCTCATCTCAGTCCATCGCGAGGCAATGGTTTAAAAGCGATTGTTGAGCAGATAAAACAAGTCTCCCGTTAA
- the tcdA gene encoding tRNA cyclic N6-threonylcarbamoyladenosine(37) synthase TcdA, with protein MRELDTPASDNYNQRFGGTRRLYGNSEVEILRAAHVCVIGIGGVGSWAVEALARTGVGELTLIDMDDVCVTNINRQIHAMSGTVGQSKIEVMAERVKLINPECKVNLIDDFITPDNQQEYLSKEFDYVLDAIDSVKAKASLLAYCRSNKIKVITTGGAGGQVDPTQIQVADLTKTIQDPLAKKIKDTLRRHHNFPKNPQRKFGIECVFSTEQLKYPQPDGSVCGVKSTAEGPKRMDCASGFGAATVVTATFGFVAVSRIVEKLIQKYRK; from the coding sequence ATGCGCGAACTTGATACTCCGGCTTCAGACAACTACAACCAACGCTTCGGCGGCACCCGTCGTCTTTATGGCAATAGCGAAGTGGAGATCCTTCGTGCCGCGCACGTTTGTGTGATCGGTATTGGTGGAGTAGGCTCTTGGGCGGTTGAAGCATTGGCCCGTACAGGGGTCGGTGAGTTGACCTTGATTGATATGGATGATGTCTGTGTGACCAACATCAACCGTCAGATCCATGCCATGAGCGGTACGGTGGGACAGAGTAAGATTGAAGTGATGGCCGAACGCGTCAAGCTTATCAATCCGGAGTGTAAAGTAAACCTGATTGATGACTTTATTACGCCAGATAACCAGCAAGAATATCTGTCAAAAGAGTTTGATTACGTGCTTGATGCGATCGACAGCGTGAAAGCGAAAGCTTCATTGCTGGCGTATTGTCGTAGCAATAAGATTAAAGTGATCACTACTGGCGGTGCGGGTGGGCAAGTCGACCCAACCCAGATCCAAGTTGCGGACCTGACGAAAACCATTCAAGACCCATTGGCGAAAAAAATCAAAGATACTTTGCGTCGTCACCACAATTTCCCCAAGAATCCGCAGCGTAAATTTGGTATTGAGTGTGTATTTTCAACTGAACAACTAAAGTACCCTCAGCCAGACGGCAGTGTGTGCGGTGTTAAATCTACAGCGGAAGGGCCAAAACGTATGGACTGTGCCAGTGGATTTGGAGCGGCGACGGTTGTCACCGCAACGTTCGGCTTTGTGGCAGTTTCGCGAATTGTCGAGAAGCTGATTCAGAAATACCGTAAATAG